A DNA window from Drosophila virilis strain 15010-1051.87 chromosome 4, Dvir_AGI_RSII-ME, whole genome shotgun sequence contains the following coding sequences:
- the Ndae1 gene encoding sodium-driven chloride bicarbonate exchanger isoform X11, which yields MASKQTTTLGNLENFLVRCAIRDKVDASMPQQAQTQKAQLKHIHGNGRLPNVITTDSSRPWNMNSSSGDDEAPKDPRTGGEDFTQQFTENDFEVTPPAQRVQFILGEDVDDGSHVSHPLFSEMGMLVKEGDEIEWKETARWIKFEEDVEEGGNRWSKPHVATLSLHSLFELRGLLLNGSVMLDMEANNLELVADLVCDQMVSGGTLPASVKDKVKDALLRRHRHQHEYAKKSRLPIIRSLADMRNQSSSKTDMGAIGVTTWFHAGASPSHVPSSQQGQQLQQPTTIQLPKDMIKSPSSHSMARQTSGTELAEQQHKGNTHFMRKIPPGAEASNILVGEVDFLERTLSCFIRLSQAAVMGDLTEVPVPTRFIFILLGPPGSQSNFHEIGRAMATLMSDEIFHEVAYRARKRDHLLAGVDEFLDAVTVLPPGEWDPTIRIEPPAAIPSQEVRKRPPELPKEEIDEEEEEQRLREESGLSRTGRLFGGLINDIKRKAPWYWSDYRDALSMQCVASWIFLYFACLSPIITFGGLLSEATGKNMAAMESLVSGFVCGMGYGFFSGQPLTILGSTGPVLVFESIVYEFSMAQGWDYMTFRFWIGMWVAVICIVLTAIDASALVCYITRFTEENFATLIAVIFVYKAIENVFVIGKTFPVNQGIYDCICTPPLHSNASVLDFAKYKWDSCESYNGTLSGTDCGRPPTENVFLMSVVLCSGTFIFSTVLKEFKNALFFPSIVRQYISDFSVLIAIFAMTFFDYSLGVPTQKLEVPHELKPTLSTRGWLIPPFSEKNPWWSAIIAVFPALLGTILIFMDQQITAVIVNRKENKLKKGCGYHLDLFVLSGLIAICSVMGLPWFVAATVLSINHVNSLKLESECSAPGEKPQFLGVREQRVTHIMIFLTIGGSVLLTPLLGHIPMPVLFGVFLYMGVASLKGLQFFDRILIMFMPAKYQPDYMFLRQVPIKRVHLFTIIQLACLIILWLIKSFSQTSILFPLMLVVMIGIRKSLDFVFTRRELKILDDIMPEMTKRAAADDLHQLDAEVGFCQKYLPCFGGRGKREPKGSLDGGLDGGNNAVALIKCNTSNANEKEFEAQSSLLKK from the exons GATCCGCGCACCGGCGGCGAGGACTTTACCCAACAATTTACAGAAAACGATTTCGAGG TGACGCCGCCCGCACAACGTGTACAGTTTATATTGGGCGAGGATGTGGATGATGGTTCGCATGTGTCGCATCCTCTGTTCTCTGAGATGGGCATGCTGGTGAAGGAGGGCGATGAGATTGAGTGGAAGGAGACGGCACGCTGGATTAAGTTCGAGGAGGATGTGGAGGAGGGCGGCAATCGCTGGTCCAAACCGCATGTGGCCACGCTCTCGCTGCACTCGCTGTTTGAGCTGCGTGGTCTGCTCCTCAATGGCAGCGTCATGCTGGACATGGAGGCCAATAATCTGGAGCTGGTTGCCGATCTCGTCTGCGATCAAATGGTCAGCGGCGGCACGCTGCCCGCTAGCGTCAAGGACAAGGTAAAGGATGCGCTACTGCGCCGACATCGCCATCAGCACGAGTATGCAAAGAAGTCGCGATTGCCCATCATACGTTCCCTGGCGGACATGCGCAATCAGTCGTCATCAAAAA CCGACATGGGCGCTATTGGCGTTACCACCTGGTTCCATGCGGGCGCCTCGCCCTCGCATGTCCCGTCTAGccaacaaggacaacaatTACAGCAGCCAACGACGATCCAATTGCCAA AGGACATGATTAAGAGTCCCAGCAGCCATTCGATGGCCAGACAGACCAGCGGCACAGAGCTGGCCGAGCAACAACACAAGGGCAATACGCATTTTATGCGCAAAATACCACCAGGAGCGGAGGCAAGCAACATTCTAGTGGGCGAGGTGGACTTCCTAGAGCGCACACTCTCCTGTTTCATACGTCTCAGCCAGGCGGCAGTCATGGGCGATCTCACCGAGGTGCCAGTGCCAACCAG ATTCATTTTTATACTACTGGGTCCGCCGGGCAGCCAGAGCAATTTCCATGAGATTGGACGTGCCATGGCCACGCTGATGTCGGACGAGATCTTCCATGAAGTTGCGTATAGAGCACGCAAGCGCGATCACTTGCTCGCTGGCGTGGATGAGTTTCTGGATGCGGTTACAGTATTACCACCCGGAGAATGGGATCCAACCATACGGATTGAGCCGCCGGCGGCTATACCATCGCAGGAGGTGCGTAAGCGACCGCCCGAGCTGCCCAAGGAGGAGAtcgacgaggaggaggaggagcaacGTTTGCGCGAAGAGTCGGGTCTCTCGCGTACGGGTCGCCTATTTGGCGGTCTGATCAATGATATTAAACGCAAGGCGCCCTGGTACTGGAGCGATTACCGTGATGCGCTGTCCATGCAGTGCGTAGCTTCGTGGATTTTCCTGTATTTCGCCTGCTTGTCCCCCATCATTACGTTTGGTGGCCTGCTGTCGGAGGCCACGGGCAAGAATATGGCGGCAATGGAGTCGCTGGTCTCCGGATTTGTTTGCGGCATGGGTTATGGCTTCTTTTCTGGTCAGCCATTAACAATTTTAGGTTCCACCGGTCCAGTGCTAGTCTTCGAGTCGATTGTCTATGAGTTCTCGATGGCTCAGGGTTGGGACTATATGACATTCCGCTTCTGGATCGGCATGTGGGTCGCCGTCATCTGTATCGTCCTGACCGCAATCGATGCCAGCGCGCTCGTCTGCTATATAACACGCTTCACCGAGGAGAACTTTGCCACCCTTATCGCGGTTATCTTTGTCTACAAGGCCATCGAGAATGTGTTTGTCATTGGCAAGACCTTCCCGGTCAATCAGGGCATCTATGATTGCATCTGTACTCCGCCGCTGCACAGTAATGCCAGCGTCCTTGACTTTGCCAAATACAAATGGGACTCCTGTGAG TCCTACAATGGCACACTGAGTGGCACCGATTGCGGCAGGCCACCCACCGAGAACGTCTTCCTTATGTCCGTGGTTCTGTGCTCCGGTACATTTATCTTCTCCACCGTTCTCAAGGAATTCAAGAACGCGCTGTTCTTCCCATCGATTGTGCGACAATACATAAGCGATTTCTCCGTTCTGATTGCCATCTTTGCCATGACCTTCTTTGACTACTCACTCGGCGTTCCCACACAGAAACTGGAGGTGCCTCACGAGCTGAAGCCCACGTTGAGCACACGCGGCTGGCTCATACCGCCGTTTAGCGAGAAGAATCCTTGGTGGTCGGCGATCATTGCGGTATTCCCAGCACTGCTGGGCACCATACTCATCTTTATGGATCAACAAATTACGGCCGTGATTGTCAATCGCAAGGAGAACAAGTTGAAGAAGGGCTGCGGCTATCACTTGGATCTGTTTGTGCTCTCCGGACTGATTGCAATCTGCAGCGTAATGGGTTTGCCCTG GTTCGTGGCGGCCACTGTGCTAAGCATCAATCATGTCAACTCGCTGAAACTGGAATCGGAGTGCAGTGCCCCTGGCGAGAAGCCGCAGTTCTTGGGAGTGCGCGAGCAGCGCGTGACTCACATCATGATCTTCCTGACCATCGGCGGTTCGGTGCTGTTGACACCGCTGCTCGGACACATACCAATGCCGGTGCTCTTTGGCGTCTTCTTGTACATGGGCGTGGCCTCGCTCAAGGGTCTGCAGTTCTTCGATCGTATTCTAATCATGTTCATGCCGGCCAAATATCAGCCGGACTACATGTTCCTGCGTCAG GTACCCATCAAGCGTGTGCATCTGTTTACCATTATACAGTTGGCCTGTCTGATTATCTTGTGGCTGATTAAGAGCTTCTCCCAGACCTCGATACTCTTCCCACTGATGTTGGTGGTTATGATTGGCATACGCAAGTCCTTGGACTTTGTGTTCACGCGACGTGAGTTGAAAATACTTGATGATATTATGCCAGAGATGACGAAACGTGCGGCCGCCGATGATCTGCATCAACTGGACGCTGAGGTGGGCTTTTGTCAGAAATATTTACCCTGTTTTGGTGGTCGCGGCAAGCGCGAACCAAAGGGCAGCCTCGATGGTGGCTTGGACGGCGGCAACAATGCCGTCGCTCTAATCAAGTGCAATACCTCAAATGCAAATGAGAAGGAGTTCGAGGCACAAAGTAGTTTGCTCAAAAAGTAA
- the Ndae1 gene encoding electroneutral sodium bicarbonate exchanger 1 isoform X14, with product MASKQTTTLGNLENFLVRCAIRDKVDASMPQQAQTQKAQLKHIHGNGRLPNVITTDSSRPWNMNSSSGDDEAPKDPRTGGEDFTQQFTENDFEVTPPAQRVQFILGEDVDDGSHVSHPLFSEMGMLVKEGDEIEWKETARWIKFEEDVEEGGNRWSKPHVATLSLHSLFELRGLLLNGSVMLDMEANNLELVADLVCDQMVSGGTLPASVKDKVKDALLRRHRHQHEYAKKSRLPIIRSLADMRNQSSSKKDMIKSPSSHSMARQTSGTELAEQQHKGNTHFMRKIPPGAEASNILVGEVDFLERTLSCFIRLSQAAVMGDLTEVPVPTRFIFILLGPPGSQSNFHEIGRAMATLMSDEIFHEVAYRARKRDHLLAGVDEFLDAVTVLPPGEWDPTIRIEPPAAIPSQEVRKRPPELPKEEIDEEEEEQRLREESGLSRTGRLFGGLINDIKRKAPWYWSDYRDALSMQCVASWIFLYFACLSPIITFGGLLSEATGKNMAAMESLVSGFVCGMGYGFFSGQPLTILGSTGPVLVFESIVYEFSMAQGWDYMTFRFWIGMWVAVICIVLTAIDASALVCYITRFTEENFATLIAVIFVYKAIENVFVIGKTFPVNQGIYDCICTPPLHSNASVLDFAKYKWDSCESYNGTLSGTDCGRPPTENVFLMSVVLCSGTFIFSTVLKEFKNALFFPSIVRQYISDFSVLIAIFAMTFFDYSLGVPTQKLEVPHELKPTLSTRGWLIPPFSEKNPWWSAIIAVFPALLGTILIFMDQQITAVIVNRKENKLKKGCGYHLDLFVLSGLIAICSVMGLPWFVAATVLSINHVNSLKLESECSAPGEKPQFLGVREQRVTHIMIFLTIGGSVLLTPLLGHIPMPVLFGVFLYMGVASLKGLQFFDRILIMFMPAKYQPDYMFLRQVPIKRVHLFTIIQLACLIILWLIKSFSQTSILFPLMLVVMIGIRKSLDFVFTRRELKILDDIMPEMTKRAAADDLHQLDAEVGFCQKYLPCFGGRGKREPKGSLDGGLDGGNNAVALIKCNTSNANEKEFEAQSSLLKK from the exons GATCCGCGCACCGGCGGCGAGGACTTTACCCAACAATTTACAGAAAACGATTTCGAGG TGACGCCGCCCGCACAACGTGTACAGTTTATATTGGGCGAGGATGTGGATGATGGTTCGCATGTGTCGCATCCTCTGTTCTCTGAGATGGGCATGCTGGTGAAGGAGGGCGATGAGATTGAGTGGAAGGAGACGGCACGCTGGATTAAGTTCGAGGAGGATGTGGAGGAGGGCGGCAATCGCTGGTCCAAACCGCATGTGGCCACGCTCTCGCTGCACTCGCTGTTTGAGCTGCGTGGTCTGCTCCTCAATGGCAGCGTCATGCTGGACATGGAGGCCAATAATCTGGAGCTGGTTGCCGATCTCGTCTGCGATCAAATGGTCAGCGGCGGCACGCTGCCCGCTAGCGTCAAGGACAAGGTAAAGGATGCGCTACTGCGCCGACATCGCCATCAGCACGAGTATGCAAAGAAGTCGCGATTGCCCATCATACGTTCCCTGGCGGACATGCGCAATCAGTCGTCATCAAAAA AGGACATGATTAAGAGTCCCAGCAGCCATTCGATGGCCAGACAGACCAGCGGCACAGAGCTGGCCGAGCAACAACACAAGGGCAATACGCATTTTATGCGCAAAATACCACCAGGAGCGGAGGCAAGCAACATTCTAGTGGGCGAGGTGGACTTCCTAGAGCGCACACTCTCCTGTTTCATACGTCTCAGCCAGGCGGCAGTCATGGGCGATCTCACCGAGGTGCCAGTGCCAACCAG ATTCATTTTTATACTACTGGGTCCGCCGGGCAGCCAGAGCAATTTCCATGAGATTGGACGTGCCATGGCCACGCTGATGTCGGACGAGATCTTCCATGAAGTTGCGTATAGAGCACGCAAGCGCGATCACTTGCTCGCTGGCGTGGATGAGTTTCTGGATGCGGTTACAGTATTACCACCCGGAGAATGGGATCCAACCATACGGATTGAGCCGCCGGCGGCTATACCATCGCAGGAGGTGCGTAAGCGACCGCCCGAGCTGCCCAAGGAGGAGAtcgacgaggaggaggaggagcaacGTTTGCGCGAAGAGTCGGGTCTCTCGCGTACGGGTCGCCTATTTGGCGGTCTGATCAATGATATTAAACGCAAGGCGCCCTGGTACTGGAGCGATTACCGTGATGCGCTGTCCATGCAGTGCGTAGCTTCGTGGATTTTCCTGTATTTCGCCTGCTTGTCCCCCATCATTACGTTTGGTGGCCTGCTGTCGGAGGCCACGGGCAAGAATATGGCGGCAATGGAGTCGCTGGTCTCCGGATTTGTTTGCGGCATGGGTTATGGCTTCTTTTCTGGTCAGCCATTAACAATTTTAGGTTCCACCGGTCCAGTGCTAGTCTTCGAGTCGATTGTCTATGAGTTCTCGATGGCTCAGGGTTGGGACTATATGACATTCCGCTTCTGGATCGGCATGTGGGTCGCCGTCATCTGTATCGTCCTGACCGCAATCGATGCCAGCGCGCTCGTCTGCTATATAACACGCTTCACCGAGGAGAACTTTGCCACCCTTATCGCGGTTATCTTTGTCTACAAGGCCATCGAGAATGTGTTTGTCATTGGCAAGACCTTCCCGGTCAATCAGGGCATCTATGATTGCATCTGTACTCCGCCGCTGCACAGTAATGCCAGCGTCCTTGACTTTGCCAAATACAAATGGGACTCCTGTGAG TCCTACAATGGCACACTGAGTGGCACCGATTGCGGCAGGCCACCCACCGAGAACGTCTTCCTTATGTCCGTGGTTCTGTGCTCCGGTACATTTATCTTCTCCACCGTTCTCAAGGAATTCAAGAACGCGCTGTTCTTCCCATCGATTGTGCGACAATACATAAGCGATTTCTCCGTTCTGATTGCCATCTTTGCCATGACCTTCTTTGACTACTCACTCGGCGTTCCCACACAGAAACTGGAGGTGCCTCACGAGCTGAAGCCCACGTTGAGCACACGCGGCTGGCTCATACCGCCGTTTAGCGAGAAGAATCCTTGGTGGTCGGCGATCATTGCGGTATTCCCAGCACTGCTGGGCACCATACTCATCTTTATGGATCAACAAATTACGGCCGTGATTGTCAATCGCAAGGAGAACAAGTTGAAGAAGGGCTGCGGCTATCACTTGGATCTGTTTGTGCTCTCCGGACTGATTGCAATCTGCAGCGTAATGGGTTTGCCCTG GTTCGTGGCGGCCACTGTGCTAAGCATCAATCATGTCAACTCGCTGAAACTGGAATCGGAGTGCAGTGCCCCTGGCGAGAAGCCGCAGTTCTTGGGAGTGCGCGAGCAGCGCGTGACTCACATCATGATCTTCCTGACCATCGGCGGTTCGGTGCTGTTGACACCGCTGCTCGGACACATACCAATGCCGGTGCTCTTTGGCGTCTTCTTGTACATGGGCGTGGCCTCGCTCAAGGGTCTGCAGTTCTTCGATCGTATTCTAATCATGTTCATGCCGGCCAAATATCAGCCGGACTACATGTTCCTGCGTCAG GTACCCATCAAGCGTGTGCATCTGTTTACCATTATACAGTTGGCCTGTCTGATTATCTTGTGGCTGATTAAGAGCTTCTCCCAGACCTCGATACTCTTCCCACTGATGTTGGTGGTTATGATTGGCATACGCAAGTCCTTGGACTTTGTGTTCACGCGACGTGAGTTGAAAATACTTGATGATATTATGCCAGAGATGACGAAACGTGCGGCCGCCGATGATCTGCATCAACTGGACGCTGAGGTGGGCTTTTGTCAGAAATATTTACCCTGTTTTGGTGGTCGCGGCAAGCGCGAACCAAAGGGCAGCCTCGATGGTGGCTTGGACGGCGGCAACAATGCCGTCGCTCTAATCAAGTGCAATACCTCAAATGCAAATGAGAAGGAGTTCGAGGCACAAAGTAGTTTGCTCAAAAAGTAA